Proteins from a genomic interval of Plodia interpunctella isolate USDA-ARS_2022_Savannah chromosome 20, ilPloInte3.2, whole genome shotgun sequence:
- the kibra gene encoding protein kibra isoform X3 translates to MPRRRNGEIPLPDGWDFARDFDGKLYFIDHNSRKTTWIDPRDRYTKPSSFADCIGNELPHGWEEAYDPQIGPYYINHNKQVTQLDDPRLEWLSIQEAMLRDYLHTAQEALEAKKEMYDVKKQRLCLAQDEYKHLNNALSTLAASRTSLCSSTTSMTTTSTTSRHDPEVLRAEVTQARGRVAQLRKELRQARAEVASARRGVDTLAEVEQKISSQQGCYNITEAQAIMTELKNIQKSLTSGEKERAVLMQSLAKLKDDLTRLQFGDASPDLSTLSIPQEKLSTASQTDLCADLVPIGTRLAEMARVRLQYDEARKRIQKIQQQLADLEDKVQPGQAESDKDRLLLFQEKEQLLRELRSITPRTRSKQEMSDIQSECERLEQDLKNAFEMSNKCIADRLRLHEEKQLLLQQLKDALTSMTTLEGQLKTLSASTLSVSSSSSLGSLSTASSKGSLSSGISFTDIYGGPQLGSSFQADKPIDMADLHRRVERLLRGTSYTMDSITPGASSSPSQPSLSPRSSLSSASPPPPPPSYNQVERQRRQQHRELEEKLAEMRIGVATGLNEVTGLATIPVQLQGPGRPSEPLSPISETPPPPLSPRTPSSSGTNTRSVSAAVSDESVAGDSGVFEAAQAGNDASNAVSSAQIELKLRYCPDETALEVGILRARNLHALYIDMDTEIVVRVALMGGSGAGVVLSSAALAWRGAALCWRHVQRVAVQGARALKAATLQVNVCTGQECLGCAQVSLADFDLEGVWQKWYNLLSFRSMRRDESSDESTVISSQTSTLTRNRGPESMMSADCNVDCGDNSASEDEESREPLNQIVEEDSLEDYIPEDDLALEEEFLHPPTSEKATNTECNFCPEGARQLHRRKTQQASSSPDEPLATIKRSQTFSPQPQGFSRGQYKCRLNRSESDSSMAQYARRFTLQPPLTAGIPFDRNRCERRSLRRGRFCGAGAVHRVPTSRMRGPITSLDLVLDLRAQHSRLADLNADLSQLRDLNKKLEEAYSRGEPAAAAWAQSCAALAPAPGARAARRWRRARRDVLRLRRSRQRGAKPDLVTLQEKMAFFIRNKIPIPILPGEEDDLSDEWEEEERRTPDGRSSKTSYERRERDSQACQTECQKVENGLGNQQDECVDSREVVDCKNPCMSPEPCYENLPKIDDDDEGRKETEDRYEFVVDRVLGVQV, encoded by the exons GCAAAGAAGGAGATGTACGATGTCAAGAAGCAAAGGTTGTGTCTAGCCCAAGATGAATACAAGCATTTAAACAATGCTCTGTCAACACTGGCTGCCTCTCGAACAAGTT TGTGTTCATCAACAACCTCCATGACAACGACGTCAACAACGTCCCGCCATGACCCTGAAGTCTTGAGAGCTGAAGTCACGCAAGCTCGTGGAAGGGTCGCCCAGTTGCGCAAGGAGCTAAGGCAGGCGAGAGCTGAAGTAGCAAGTGCCAGACGAGGGGTCGATACGCTTGCAGA agTCGAACAAAAGATAAGTTCCCAGCAAGGATGCTACAATATTACTGAAGCTCAGGCGATTATGACTGAGCTGAAGAATATTCAGAAGTCATTGACGTCGGGGGAGAAAGAAAGAGCAGTGCTCATGCAATCTTTAGCAAAGCTAAAAGACGATCTGACGAGGCTTCAGTTTGGAGATGCGTCACCAGATTTATCGACGTTAAGTATTCCTCAAGAAAAACTTAGTACAGCATCGCAAACCGATCTATGCGCTGATTTAGTACCTATAGGGACAAGATTAGCAGAAATGGCGCGAGTTCGCCTTCAATACGATGAAGCTAGAAAACGGATACAAAAAATCCAACAACAACTAGCGGATTTAGAAGATAAAGTTCAGCCCGGCCAGGCGGAGTCCGACAAAGATCGGTTATTGTTATTCCAAGAGAAAGAACAACTGCTGAGAGAACTGAGGAGTATAACTCCAAGAACGAGATCGAAGCAGGAGATGAGTGATATACAGTCTGAATGTGAGAGATTAGAACAAGACTTGAAGAACGCATTTGAAATGTCGAACAAGTGTATAGCTGATCGGTTAAGGTTACACGAGGAGAAGCAATTACTGTTACAACAATTGAAAGACGCGTTGACATCGATGACGACATTGGAAGGTCAACTGAAAACGTTGTCAGCGAGTACGCTATCTGTATCAAGTAGTTCGAGCTTAGGGTCCTTGTCTACAGCTAGTAGCAAAGGATCTTTGAGCTCAGGGATTAGTTTTACGGACATTTATGGAGGACCTCAATTAGGGAGCTCCTTCCAAGCTGACAAACCTATTGATATGGCTGATCTACATAGACGAGTTGAAAG gttACTGCGTGGCACGAGCTACACTATGGATAGTATAACTCCTGGAGCTAGTAGTTCACCATCGCAACCATCGCTGTCTCCGAGAAGCAGTTTATCATCAGCCAGTCCACCTCCGCCTCCTCCTTCCTACAATCAG GTGGAAAGGCAAAGGCGGCAGCAGCATAGAGAATTAGAAGAGAAATTAGCGGAAATGAGGATAGGTGTCGCTACAGGACTGAATGAAGTTACAGGACTTGCAACAA tTCCCGTGCAATTACAAGGACCAGGACGGCCTAGCGAGCCACTTTCCCCAATATCCGAAACCCCACCGCCTCCCTTGTCGCCAAGAACTCCCTCATCTAGTG GTACGAACACTAGATCAGTTTCAGCGGCAGTGAGTGATGAATCGGTGGCAGGGGACTCGGGTGTGTTTGAAGCGGCTCAAGCCGGGAATGACGCCTCTAATGCAG tgAGCAGTGCGCAAATTGAGCTCAAATTGCGATACTGTCCCGACGAGACCGCGCTGGAGGTCGGCATTCTCAGGGCGAGGAATCTACACGCGCTTTACATCGACATGGATACCGAAAT CGTGGTGCGAGTAGCGCTGATGGGCGGCAGCGGCGCGGGCGTGGTGCTGAGCAGCGCGGCGCTGGCGtggcgcggcgcggcgctgTGCTGGCGGCACGTGCAGCGCGTGGCCGTGcagggcgcgcgcgcgctcaaGGCCGCCACGCTGCAGGTCAACGTCTGCACGGGCCAGGAGTGCTTG GGATGTGCACAAGTGAGCCTAGCAGACTTCGACTTAGAAGGCGTGTGGCAGAAGTGGTACAACCTCCTTAGCTTCAGGTCTATGAGAAGGGACGAGAGTTCAGACGAATCTACAGTTATTTCGTCACAAACTTCGACATTGACGAGGAATAGAG GTCCGGAAAGTATGATGAGTGCAGACTGCAATGTTGACTGTGGGGACAACTCCGCTTCGGAAGATGAGGAGTCTAGAGAACCACTTAATCAG aTAGTGGAAGAGGATTCGCTAGAAGATTACATTCCTGAAGATGATTTAGCGCTTGAGGAAGAATTTTTGCATCCACCGACTTCTGAGAAGGCAACTAACACTGAATGCAACTTCTGCCCGGAGGGAGCGAGACAGCTGCATAGAAG GAAAACTCAACAAGCAAGCTCATCCCCAGACGAGCCCTTAGCCACAATAAAGAGATCTCAAACATTTTCGCCACAACCACAGGGTTTCAGCAGAGGCCAGTACAAATGTAG ACTAAACCGTTCGGAGTCCGATTCTTCGATGGCGCAATACGCCCGACGGTTTACGCTACAGCCGCCGCTCACAGCTGGGATACCATTCGATAGAAACAGATGCGAGAGGCGGTCTTTGAG ACGCGGTCGATTCTGCGGCGCCGGCGCAGTACATAGAGTACCGACTTCGCGCATGCGCGGCCCCATCACTTCTCTGGACCTGGTTCTGGACCTGCGCGCGCAGCACTCGCGCTTGGCCGACCTCAATGCTGACCTCTCGCAGCTCAGGGATTTGAATAAGAA ACTAGAAGAAGCGTACAGCCGCGGCGagccggcggcggcggcgtggGCGCAGTCGTGCGCGGCGCTGGCGCCGGCGccgggcgcgcgcgcggcgcggcgctggcggcgcgcgcgccgcgACGTGCTGCGTCTGCGCAGGAGTCGTCAGCGCGGGGCCAAGCCCGACCTCGTTACCTTGCA AGAAAAGATGGCCTTCTTCATTCGCAACAAAATCCCCATTCCAATACTGCCCGGGGAAGAAGACGACCTGTCCGACGAGTGGGAAGAAGAGGAACGAAGAACCCCCGACGGTAGATCATCGAAAACGTCCTACGaaaggagagagagagattccCAGGCCTGTCAAACAGAGTGTCAAAAAGTAGAAAATGGGCTTGGAAACCAACAGGACGAATGTGTTGACAGTCGAGAGGTTGTGGATTGTAAAAACCCGTGTATGAGTCCGGAGCCGTGTTATGAGAATTTGCCCaaaattgatgatgatgacgaggGAAGGAAAGAGACAGAAGATCGGTATGAGTTTGTCGTTGATAGAGTGTTAGGAGTTCAGGTTTAA
- the kibra gene encoding protein kibra isoform X4: protein MLRDYLHTAQEALEAKKEMYDVKKQRLCLAQDEYKHLNNALSTLAASRTSLCSSTTSMTTTSTTSRHDPEVLRAEVTQARGRVAQLRKELRQARAEVASARRGVDTLAEVEQKISSQQGCYNITEAQAIMTELKNIQKSLTSGEKERAVLMQSLAKLKDDLTRLQFGDASPDLSTLSIPQEKLSTASQTDLCADLVPIGTRLAEMARVRLQYDEARKRIQKIQQQLADLEDKVQPGQAESDKDRLLLFQEKEQLLRELRSITPRTRSKQEMSDIQSECERLEQDLKNAFEMSNKCIADRLRLHEEKQLLLQQLKDALTSMTTLEGQLKTLSASTLSVSSSSSLGSLSTASSKGSLSSGISFTDIYGGPQLGSSFQADKPIDMADLHRRVERLLRGTSYTMDSITPGASSSPSQPSLSPRSSLSSASPPPPPPSYNQVERQRRQQHRELEEKLAEMRIGVATGLNEVTGLATIPVQLQGPGRPSEPLSPISETPPPPLSPRTPSSSGTNTRSVSAAVSDESVAGDSGVFEAAQAGNDASNAVSSAQIELKLRYCPDETALEVGILRARNLHALYIDMDTEIVVRVALMGGSGAGVVLSSAALAWRGAALCWRHVQRVAVQGARALKAATLQVNVCTGQECLGCAQVSLADFDLEGVWQKWYNLLSFRSMRRDESSDESTVISSQTSTLTRNRGPESMMSADCNVDCGDNSASEDEESREPLNQIVEEDSLEDYIPEDDLALEEEFLHPPTSEKATNTECNFCPEGARQLHRRKTQQASSSPDEPLATIKRSQTFSPQPQGFSRGQYKCRLNRSESDSSMAQYARRFTLQPPLTAGIPFDRNRCERRSLRRGRFCGAGAVHRVPTSRMRGPITSLDLVLDLRAQHSRLADLNADLSQLRDLNKKLEEAYSRGEPAAAAWAQSCAALAPAPGARAARRWRRARRDVLRLRRSRQRGAKPDLVTLQEKMAFFIRNKIPIPILPGEEDDLSDEWEEEERRTPDGRSSKTSYERRERDSQACQTECQKVENGLGNQQDECVDSREVVDCKNPCMSPEPCYENLPKIDDDDEGRKETEDRYEFVVDRVLGVQV, encoded by the exons GCAAAGAAGGAGATGTACGATGTCAAGAAGCAAAGGTTGTGTCTAGCCCAAGATGAATACAAGCATTTAAACAATGCTCTGTCAACACTGGCTGCCTCTCGAACAAGTT TGTGTTCATCAACAACCTCCATGACAACGACGTCAACAACGTCCCGCCATGACCCTGAAGTCTTGAGAGCTGAAGTCACGCAAGCTCGTGGAAGGGTCGCCCAGTTGCGCAAGGAGCTAAGGCAGGCGAGAGCTGAAGTAGCAAGTGCCAGACGAGGGGTCGATACGCTTGCAGA agTCGAACAAAAGATAAGTTCCCAGCAAGGATGCTACAATATTACTGAAGCTCAGGCGATTATGACTGAGCTGAAGAATATTCAGAAGTCATTGACGTCGGGGGAGAAAGAAAGAGCAGTGCTCATGCAATCTTTAGCAAAGCTAAAAGACGATCTGACGAGGCTTCAGTTTGGAGATGCGTCACCAGATTTATCGACGTTAAGTATTCCTCAAGAAAAACTTAGTACAGCATCGCAAACCGATCTATGCGCTGATTTAGTACCTATAGGGACAAGATTAGCAGAAATGGCGCGAGTTCGCCTTCAATACGATGAAGCTAGAAAACGGATACAAAAAATCCAACAACAACTAGCGGATTTAGAAGATAAAGTTCAGCCCGGCCAGGCGGAGTCCGACAAAGATCGGTTATTGTTATTCCAAGAGAAAGAACAACTGCTGAGAGAACTGAGGAGTATAACTCCAAGAACGAGATCGAAGCAGGAGATGAGTGATATACAGTCTGAATGTGAGAGATTAGAACAAGACTTGAAGAACGCATTTGAAATGTCGAACAAGTGTATAGCTGATCGGTTAAGGTTACACGAGGAGAAGCAATTACTGTTACAACAATTGAAAGACGCGTTGACATCGATGACGACATTGGAAGGTCAACTGAAAACGTTGTCAGCGAGTACGCTATCTGTATCAAGTAGTTCGAGCTTAGGGTCCTTGTCTACAGCTAGTAGCAAAGGATCTTTGAGCTCAGGGATTAGTTTTACGGACATTTATGGAGGACCTCAATTAGGGAGCTCCTTCCAAGCTGACAAACCTATTGATATGGCTGATCTACATAGACGAGTTGAAAG gttACTGCGTGGCACGAGCTACACTATGGATAGTATAACTCCTGGAGCTAGTAGTTCACCATCGCAACCATCGCTGTCTCCGAGAAGCAGTTTATCATCAGCCAGTCCACCTCCGCCTCCTCCTTCCTACAATCAG GTGGAAAGGCAAAGGCGGCAGCAGCATAGAGAATTAGAAGAGAAATTAGCGGAAATGAGGATAGGTGTCGCTACAGGACTGAATGAAGTTACAGGACTTGCAACAA tTCCCGTGCAATTACAAGGACCAGGACGGCCTAGCGAGCCACTTTCCCCAATATCCGAAACCCCACCGCCTCCCTTGTCGCCAAGAACTCCCTCATCTAGTG GTACGAACACTAGATCAGTTTCAGCGGCAGTGAGTGATGAATCGGTGGCAGGGGACTCGGGTGTGTTTGAAGCGGCTCAAGCCGGGAATGACGCCTCTAATGCAG tgAGCAGTGCGCAAATTGAGCTCAAATTGCGATACTGTCCCGACGAGACCGCGCTGGAGGTCGGCATTCTCAGGGCGAGGAATCTACACGCGCTTTACATCGACATGGATACCGAAAT CGTGGTGCGAGTAGCGCTGATGGGCGGCAGCGGCGCGGGCGTGGTGCTGAGCAGCGCGGCGCTGGCGtggcgcggcgcggcgctgTGCTGGCGGCACGTGCAGCGCGTGGCCGTGcagggcgcgcgcgcgctcaaGGCCGCCACGCTGCAGGTCAACGTCTGCACGGGCCAGGAGTGCTTG GGATGTGCACAAGTGAGCCTAGCAGACTTCGACTTAGAAGGCGTGTGGCAGAAGTGGTACAACCTCCTTAGCTTCAGGTCTATGAGAAGGGACGAGAGTTCAGACGAATCTACAGTTATTTCGTCACAAACTTCGACATTGACGAGGAATAGAG GTCCGGAAAGTATGATGAGTGCAGACTGCAATGTTGACTGTGGGGACAACTCCGCTTCGGAAGATGAGGAGTCTAGAGAACCACTTAATCAG aTAGTGGAAGAGGATTCGCTAGAAGATTACATTCCTGAAGATGATTTAGCGCTTGAGGAAGAATTTTTGCATCCACCGACTTCTGAGAAGGCAACTAACACTGAATGCAACTTCTGCCCGGAGGGAGCGAGACAGCTGCATAGAAG GAAAACTCAACAAGCAAGCTCATCCCCAGACGAGCCCTTAGCCACAATAAAGAGATCTCAAACATTTTCGCCACAACCACAGGGTTTCAGCAGAGGCCAGTACAAATGTAG ACTAAACCGTTCGGAGTCCGATTCTTCGATGGCGCAATACGCCCGACGGTTTACGCTACAGCCGCCGCTCACAGCTGGGATACCATTCGATAGAAACAGATGCGAGAGGCGGTCTTTGAG ACGCGGTCGATTCTGCGGCGCCGGCGCAGTACATAGAGTACCGACTTCGCGCATGCGCGGCCCCATCACTTCTCTGGACCTGGTTCTGGACCTGCGCGCGCAGCACTCGCGCTTGGCCGACCTCAATGCTGACCTCTCGCAGCTCAGGGATTTGAATAAGAA ACTAGAAGAAGCGTACAGCCGCGGCGagccggcggcggcggcgtggGCGCAGTCGTGCGCGGCGCTGGCGCCGGCGccgggcgcgcgcgcggcgcggcgctggcggcgcgcgcgccgcgACGTGCTGCGTCTGCGCAGGAGTCGTCAGCGCGGGGCCAAGCCCGACCTCGTTACCTTGCA AGAAAAGATGGCCTTCTTCATTCGCAACAAAATCCCCATTCCAATACTGCCCGGGGAAGAAGACGACCTGTCCGACGAGTGGGAAGAAGAGGAACGAAGAACCCCCGACGGTAGATCATCGAAAACGTCCTACGaaaggagagagagagattccCAGGCCTGTCAAACAGAGTGTCAAAAAGTAGAAAATGGGCTTGGAAACCAACAGGACGAATGTGTTGACAGTCGAGAGGTTGTGGATTGTAAAAACCCGTGTATGAGTCCGGAGCCGTGTTATGAGAATTTGCCCaaaattgatgatgatgacgaggGAAGGAAAGAGACAGAAGATCGGTATGAGTTTGTCGTTGATAGAGTGTTAGGAGTTCAGGTTTAA